One window of Oncorhynchus masou masou isolate Uvic2021 chromosome 28, UVic_Omas_1.1, whole genome shotgun sequence genomic DNA carries:
- the LOC135517369 gene encoding leukocyte elastase inhibitor-like isoform X1, which yields MASVSVANTNFSLELFKKITEVNKTGNVFYSPLSISSALAMVSLGARGNTATQMSEVLCFVKAEKSKKADPGLLQQVQKPQLPLALKSLHLHKATDSVHVGFNKLMSELNKKGAPYALSLANRLYGEQSYQFVETFLGDTKKHYNAELEAVDFKSNAEAARQNINAWVEKQTAEKIKNLLAEGVVDQLTRLVLVNAIYFKGNWEKKFKESSTSDALFKLNKKESKPVKMMHQKAKFPLTFIPEANCQILELPYVGNELSMLIMLPNEMEDDTTGLKKLEKELTYKNLVEWTRPDMMDTVEVQVGLPKFKLEESLDLKDLLASMGMTDAFDHCKSDFSGMSPDNDLVLSKVIHKAFVEVNEEGTEAAAATAAIMMMRCAMRTPTFVADHPFLFFIRHNPTQSILFYGRYCSP from the exons ATGGCATCAGTGTCTGTGGCCAACACCAATTTCTCTCTGGAGCTATTCAAGAAGATCACAGAGGTCAACAAAACAGGCAATGTCTTCTACTCCCCTCTCAGCATCTCCTCTGCCCTGGCCATGGTGTCCCTGGGAGCCAGAGGGAACACGGCTACCCAGATGTCAGAG GTCCTCTGCTTTGTCAAAGCAGAAAAATCTAAAAAGGCTGACCCAGGACTACTCCAGCAAGTACAAAAGCCCCAGCTTCCGCTGGCTCTGAAG TCCCTGCACCTCCACAAAGCTACAGATAGCGTCCATGTCGGCTTCAACAAACTCATGAGTGAACTGAACAAGAAGGGAGCCCCGTACGCACTGAGCCTGGCCAATCGCCTGTACGGCGAGCAGTCTTACCAGTTTGTTGAG ACGTTCCTCGGCGACACCAAGAAGCACTACAATGCCGAGCTGGAGGCTGTGGACTTCAAGTCCAATGCGGAGGCTGCCCGGCAGAACATTAACGCCTGGGTGGAGAAGCAGACCGCAG AGAAAATCAAGAACCTATTGGCGGAGGGGGTTGTCGACCAACTGACCAGACTAGTGTTGGTGAACGCCATCTACTTCAAGGGCAACTGGGAGAAGAAGTTCAAAGAGAGCAGCACCAGCGATGCCCTGTTCAAATTAAACAAG AAGGAGAGTAAGCCAGTGAAAATGATGCATCAGAAGGCCAAGTTCCCCCTGACCTTCATCCCAGAGGCCAACTGCCAGATTCTGGAGCTGCCCTACGTAGGGAACGAACTGAGCATGCTCATCATGCTACCTAATGAGATGGAGGATGATACCACTGGCCTGAAGAAG cTGGAGAAGGAGCTGACTTACAAGAACCTTGTGGAGTGGACCAGGCCTGACATGATGGACACGGTGGAGGTTCAGGTGGGTCTGCCTAAGTTCAAGCTGGAGGAGAGCCTGGACCTGAAGGACTTGCTGGCCAGCATGGGCATGACGGACGCCTTCGACCACTGCAAAAGCGACTTCTCGGGCATGTCGCCCGACAACGACCTGGTGCTGTCCAAGGTGATTCACAAGGCCTTCGTGGAGGTCAACGAGGAGGGAACAGAGGCAGCGGCCGCCACGGCCGCCATCATGATGATGCGCTGTGCCATGAGGACGCCCACATTTGTCGCCGACCACCCCTTCCTCTTCTTCATCCGCCACAACCCCACCCAGAGCATTCTGTTCTACGGTCGCTACTGCTCCCCTTAG
- the LOC135517369 gene encoding leukocyte elastase inhibitor-like isoform X2: protein MASVSVANTNFSLELFKKITEVNKTGNVFYSPLSISSALAMVSLGARGNTATQMSESLHLHKATDSVHVGFNKLMSELNKKGAPYALSLANRLYGEQSYQFVETFLGDTKKHYNAELEAVDFKSNAEAARQNINAWVEKQTAEKIKNLLAEGVVDQLTRLVLVNAIYFKGNWEKKFKESSTSDALFKLNKKESKPVKMMHQKAKFPLTFIPEANCQILELPYVGNELSMLIMLPNEMEDDTTGLKKLEKELTYKNLVEWTRPDMMDTVEVQVGLPKFKLEESLDLKDLLASMGMTDAFDHCKSDFSGMSPDNDLVLSKVIHKAFVEVNEEGTEAAAATAAIMMMRCAMRTPTFVADHPFLFFIRHNPTQSILFYGRYCSP, encoded by the exons ATGGCATCAGTGTCTGTGGCCAACACCAATTTCTCTCTGGAGCTATTCAAGAAGATCACAGAGGTCAACAAAACAGGCAATGTCTTCTACTCCCCTCTCAGCATCTCCTCTGCCCTGGCCATGGTGTCCCTGGGAGCCAGAGGGAACACGGCTACCCAGATGTCAGAG TCCCTGCACCTCCACAAAGCTACAGATAGCGTCCATGTCGGCTTCAACAAACTCATGAGTGAACTGAACAAGAAGGGAGCCCCGTACGCACTGAGCCTGGCCAATCGCCTGTACGGCGAGCAGTCTTACCAGTTTGTTGAG ACGTTCCTCGGCGACACCAAGAAGCACTACAATGCCGAGCTGGAGGCTGTGGACTTCAAGTCCAATGCGGAGGCTGCCCGGCAGAACATTAACGCCTGGGTGGAGAAGCAGACCGCAG AGAAAATCAAGAACCTATTGGCGGAGGGGGTTGTCGACCAACTGACCAGACTAGTGTTGGTGAACGCCATCTACTTCAAGGGCAACTGGGAGAAGAAGTTCAAAGAGAGCAGCACCAGCGATGCCCTGTTCAAATTAAACAAG AAGGAGAGTAAGCCAGTGAAAATGATGCATCAGAAGGCCAAGTTCCCCCTGACCTTCATCCCAGAGGCCAACTGCCAGATTCTGGAGCTGCCCTACGTAGGGAACGAACTGAGCATGCTCATCATGCTACCTAATGAGATGGAGGATGATACCACTGGCCTGAAGAAG cTGGAGAAGGAGCTGACTTACAAGAACCTTGTGGAGTGGACCAGGCCTGACATGATGGACACGGTGGAGGTTCAGGTGGGTCTGCCTAAGTTCAAGCTGGAGGAGAGCCTGGACCTGAAGGACTTGCTGGCCAGCATGGGCATGACGGACGCCTTCGACCACTGCAAAAGCGACTTCTCGGGCATGTCGCCCGACAACGACCTGGTGCTGTCCAAGGTGATTCACAAGGCCTTCGTGGAGGTCAACGAGGAGGGAACAGAGGCAGCGGCCGCCACGGCCGCCATCATGATGATGCGCTGTGCCATGAGGACGCCCACATTTGTCGCCGACCACCCCTTCCTCTTCTTCATCCGCCACAACCCCACCCAGAGCATTCTGTTCTACGGTCGCTACTGCTCCCCTTAG